A stretch of DNA from Natrinema halophilum:
TCCGAGCGCGACCTGCCATTCGGCCTCGTCGGCCGTCCCGATATAATTCCCGAAGGCGACGTCGATCGGACCCTCGTTGTACTCGTTACTGTCGAGCCAACCATCGCCGTATCGATTTCGCCAGTCCGCATAGCCGTTCTCGGTCTCTCCGTAGATGTCCTGCCAGGCGCTCTTTTCGGTCCCATCCGTTCGGCCGATACAGTGGCCGTCGAAGGTTATCCGGTCACCCGCTCGGTGACCGACTGCGACGTATCGGGTGCCGCCACGAGCGACGAGGATATCGTATCCCTCGTGACTGGTGGTCCACGCCTCGTTGTCGGCGTCGCCGATCTGTGGGTTCAACAGCGTGTATATCGTCCGCTCGTTGTCACCGAATTTCTCGTCGTAATTGAAGCCGTAGATGTCCTCATCCGGCCAGAAAAAGGAGATCTCGGTGTCGATCAGGATCGCCGGCCGATCACGCGCGACCAGTGCGCGTTGGACCACGTCACCGACGTAGTACGTGCCTCCGTAGAGCGACCTGCCGCCCATCGCTTCAATCCGTATCTGTCCATCGATCGTGACCTCCGGTGCGTCGGCCGCTTTCCGGACGGAGACGTTCCGCCCGTCATCGCGTACGTTCCCCGTATTCGCTTCACCGTCGTCCCAGACGAACGTGTGGAGATCGGCGATTCGGAACGATTCGTCGATGCCGCTTAGATCTTCGAGGATACCGCCGGTGTGGCCACGATGATCGTGTTCGCGCGCTGAAACGCATACGTTGTGGGCACCAGCCGTTGTAACGGTGCTTCTCGCTGCTGTCGTCTTCGTTCCTGAGACGACTTCACTACCAAGAAGACCGATCGCGCTTGTTTTCAATATCGCTCGTCGGGATGATCTCCGTGTCATCGTCGCAAGGTAGGTGCCCCTATTTTATAAAATAACTAAAATAATCTATGTGAATTTTTGTTATAGAAAACGGATGCAAGCGAGACGATTGCGCTTCCGTCGATGCGGCTGCGCCCCAATCGCTCGCGACACCACTACCGGTTCGCATCGGTGGTCGCGCGGTCGGCAGCGTCTCGTATCGTCTCAGCCGACAGCGCGGAGAGATCGACCAGTTCGCCCTCGGTTTCGCGCGCGACCAGTTCGGAGAGGCCGGCTCGAGAATCCCCGCCGGCGTCGACGACGATGACTCGAGCACCGCGCTTCGCGAGCGCTCTCGCGGCCGCTCGTGTGTCAGCCGTCGGACTGCCGTCCGCGACGTTCGCTCGGCCGTCGGTCACGAGAACGACCACCGCCGTATCGGTGTCGGCTCGTTCGAGAACTCGCCGCGACGTCTCGAGACCGGCCGGGAGCGGGGTTCGATCGCCCGACGGCAGCTCCTTGAGATGTCGGGCGGCGAGCGAGACGCTGTCGGTCGGCGGGAGCAATACCTCGGCTTCTTCACCGGCGAAGGTGACGAAGGCGACCTGATCGCGCCGTTCGTAACTATCGCGTAGTAACTCGAGGACGACACCCTTCGCGGTCCGCATCGCCGGCCGCATGGAGGCGCTGGCGTCGACGGTGAAGACGATCGTAACCGACGTTTTTCCCGTTCGAACTGACTGACGGAGATCGTCCGTCCGGACACGAGATTCGCCTCGAGCGGCGGCCGAACGCACCGACGCTGCGGCGTCGATCGGCCCGTCTTCCGATGCGGGTTCGGTACGGACGCGTGCGCCCCGGTTGTCGACGCTCGGTTCGACGTTCGCGCGCGAACCCGATATGGTGCGCTCACTCCGGTCCGCGGCCGGTGGCTCCAGATTCGGCGGCCGTGCCTCGCCGATTCCGGCCCGCTGCTGGCCGGGGACTACCGGCCGAGCGGTTTCGTCCTCCGTGTCGTCGTGCGACTCGTCCGACTCGCGTCGGCTCGAATCGTCGCCCCCTCCGTCGCCGACCGACGCGGATGACTGGCTCGCAGACGTCGGTCGACCGCCGTCTTCCGACTGCCGTTTGGAACCGGACCCGTTGCCGTCATCGCCGGAGCTGGAATCGCTGCCGAAGCCGTCAGAATCGGAACCGCTACCGTCGATCGAGTCGTCGCTATCTCCGTCGGTTCCGTCGTCCCTGTGTTTCTCGTAATCGCATTCGCCGGCACCGGAGTCCGATTTCGTCTGGCCGTCTTCGTCTCCGCTCGTCTCGTCGTCTCCGTTGGACCCGCCGTCCCCCTCGCCTTCGTCCGCGAGGCTCTCGTCGAATCGATCCTCGAGCACGTCGTCGAGGTCCGGTTCGTCCTCGAACGGCGTGCTTCGGAGACGATGGGGGAGTGCGTACGTCACAGCCTCGCGGACATCGGATTCGATGACGGTCTCTCGTCCGTCGAGCGCGGCCAGCGACAGCGCTGTTCGTGCCGTCGCCACGTCGCCGCGGTGACCGTCGACGCCGGCCTCGAGACAGATGCTGGCGATCTCGGCTTTGAATTCCGCCGGCAGGTCGACGGACGGGAGGCGGTCTCGAGCCGCAATCAGGTCGCGGCGAAGCGCCTCGACGTCGTCGGCGTACTCCGTTTTGGACGCCGGATCGTTACTGCCCTCTCCCTCGAGCGCTCGATCGATGATTTCGACGCGGTCGTCGATTTCGCGACACCCTTCGACGGTGGCCTGCAGGGCAAAGCGGTCGCGAAGTTGCGGGCGCAAATCGCCTTCTTCGGGGTTCATCGTCCCGATCAACGTGACGTCTGCAGGGTGAGAGACGCTGATTCCGTCGCGCTCGACGGTGTTGATCCCGCTCGCTGCGGCGTCGAGGAGGACGTCGACAAGGTGGTCGTCCAGCAGGTTGACCTCGTCGACGTAGAGGATACCCCTGTTCGCGCGGGCCAATAGACCGGGGTCGAAGTCTGCGTCGCCCGCCAGCGCGTCCTCGATCGAAAGGGTTCCGACGATTCGATCGCGGGTCGCGCCGAGTGGCAAGGTGACGAGGGGCACTGATCGGGTCTCGACCGGTAGTTCGTCCGGGTCACGCCGACGGCACTCCTCACACTGCAAGTCGACGTCGTTCGGCGAACAGCCGTACGGGCAGTCTGCGACGACCCGCTGTTCGGGCAGAAGATCGACGAGCGCCCGAACGGCGGTCGACTTGGCAGTGCCTTTCTCTCCGACGACGAGAGCTCCGTCGAGCTCGTCGTTCGACGCTGTGGCGAGCAACACGCGCTTTAGCTCCTCCTGTCCGACGATCGCCGGAAACGGGAGTGACGATAGCTTTTTGCCCCCGGCGTTTGCAACCATACTTGAGCTAATACAACAGAGGTTTAAAAACGCGATGACACGCATCGGTATTTACACCGCGACGGAGAACGAACTCGGCTCGATCGGCCGGGCTGCCGAGCGCCTCGAGGATGTCGAACTGGTCGTTCGCTCGGAGAGCGACCTCGAGGACGAAGCCGACGTCGAGGAGTTCGTCGACGCATTGACCGACGCCACGGCAGCGATTTTCTGGCTGCACGGGGCCGAAGACAGCATGCCGGGGTACGAATATGCGACGGCTGCGCTCGAGGAGGCGGGCGTCCCGCTGATCGTCAAGGCGACCGGCGACGCCTTCGCCATCGAGGATACGACGGTTTCGACAGCGCATCGGGACGAGGTCTACGACTACCTCGACAGGGGTGGCACGATCAACACTGCAAACCTTTGCCGTTTCCTCGCGTCCGAGTACGAGGGCCGGGACCTCGAGTACGACGGTCCGACCGAACTCCCAACTGAGGGCGTCTACCACCCCGACCATCCAGGAATCGAGTACGAAGACCTGCTCGCGACCCACGATCCCGAAAGACCGACGGTGGCGATCTGGTTCTACGAGTCCCACTGGACCCACGAAAACACCCGGTACGTGGACGCGCAAGTTCGGGCCCTCGAAGAGCATGGGGCAAACGCCCTGCCGATCTTCTGCAATCCGGCGACGGACACGGAAGAGCAAGAAGACGCCGAGTGGGTAACGGACAACTGGCTCTTGGATGACGCCGACCGGCCCATCGTCGACGCCGTGCTCTCCTCGTTCATGTTTTCTCTCTCGATGGACGAACGCGGTCGCAGTGCCGACGACGAAGGCTCGGGCGCCGAAGACGTCTTCCTCGACCGCCTCGGGGTACCGGTCTTGCAAACGATCACGACGATGCGGTCGCGGTCGCGCTACGAGTCCAGTCACACGGGCGTGATGGGCTTCGAACTCGCGCTCTCCGTAGCGCTCCCGGAGTTCGACGGGAACGTCATCACCCACCCGATTTCGGGCAAGGAACGCACCAACGACGAGGCCGGCATCGGTTCCGCGCCGAAACACCACTTCCCGATCGAAGACCGGATCGACCACGCGACCCGACTGGCGGTCAACTGGGCCGAACTCCGGCACACCCCCAACGAGGACAAACGGGTCACCGTCGTCCTCCACAACTACCCGCCGAGCGACGACGGGATCGGAACCGCGTTCGGCCTCGACAGTCCCGAGTCGACAGTGAACCTGCTCGAGGAACTCGACGAGCGCGGCTACGATGTGGGTGAGGACATGCCCGATAGCGGACAGTCGCTGGTGGAGAAGTTGACCGCACAGCTCACGCTCGATGACCGCTGGGTCGCACCGGAGGACGTCCGGGAGCTGTCGGTCGACGTGGTTTCGCCGGACACCTATGCAGACTGGTTCAGTGAGGCCGACGAGCGCTTCCAGGAGAACATCGTCGAGGAGTGGGGTGACGTTCCTGACCGCCCGTTCGCGATTCCGGGGGTCGAGTTCGGTAACGTCCTCGTGACGGTTCAACCGCCCCGCGGATTCGGCATGGATCCGTCGAAAGTCTACCACGACTCAGACCTCCAGCCGCCACACGACTATGACGCGTTCTACGGCTGGCTCCGGAACACGTTCGAGACCGACGCGGTCGTCCACCTCGGGACTCACGGCAGCCTCGAGTGGCTCCCCGGCAAGACAGTCGGGCTGAACGGCGAGAGCGCGCCCGACCAGCTACTCGACGACATACCGAACGTCTATCCGTATATCGTGAACAACCCCGGGGAGGGAACGCAGGCCAAGCGACGGTCCTACGCGGCTATCGTCGACTATCTCACGCCCGTCATGCGGAACGCGGGTACCTACGACGCACTCTCGGAACTCGAGGAACTCGCAAACCAGTACCGCGAGGCAGGCATGGAAGATGCGCGCGCCGACGACGGCGAGCACCTCGAGACCCTGATCCGGGAGAAAATCGACGAACTCGATCTCGCTGTCGAACTCGGGATCACGGGTACTATCGACGAAAAAGCCGACGTACGTGGCCCCGAGGATGCCGGATCGACGCTCGCGGACGGTCACGTGGACGGAGACGATCTTGCGATCGACGAACTCGTCGATCGCGTCCACGAGTACCTCACGGACGTGAAGACGACGCAGATTCGGCTCGGATTGCACACGATGTCCGAGCCGCCCGTCGGTGATCGACTCGTCGAGTATCTCGTCGCGCTTACGCGACTCGAGAACCCCGGTGCCCCGAGCCTGCGCGAGAGCGTGGCCGGCGCGCTCGGTGTGGACTACGAGACGATGCTCGAGTCGCCGGGCGAGTACGACGAGGCCCTCGGGATGACCTACGCCGAAGCCGCCGACGAGGTCTACGAGACCAGCGTCGACCTGATCGAGACGCTCGCCGAGCACGGTTTCGACGTCCCCGCATCGGAGCGCGGAGCCGGTCCGGACGACGACGTGAACATGAACCTGCTCGTGGTCGGTCTCGAGACGATCGGCGACGGGCGGGCGAAGCCGGGAGCACACGACGACCTGCGCGACGTTCTCGCATTCATCTGTGAGGAGGCTCAGCCGCGGGTCCAGGGCTCGGAAGCGGAAATCCCAAGAACTGCGGATGCCCTTTCGGGGGAGTACGTCCCGCCGGGTGGGTCCGGTGCACCGACTCGCGGCGGCGTCGACCTGCTTCCGACGGGGCGAAACTTCTACACGCTCGATCCGCGCAAGGTGCCCGCGAAGGCCGCCTGGCAAGTCGGGAGCGACGTCGCGGAGGGGGTCCTCGAGCGCCACCACGACGAAAACGGCGAGTACCCCGAGGAGATCGGCGTCGTCGTGTGGGGGACTCCCACCGTTCGAACCCGCGGCGAGACCATCGCCCAGGTACTCGCGATGATGGGCGTCGAACCGCAGTGGACTGACGCCGGGCGAATCGACGACGTGGAACCGATCCCGCTCGAAGAACTCGATCGGCCTCGAGTCGACGTGACGACGCGCGTCTCCGGTCTTTTCCGGGACGCGTTCCCGGCGGCGGCAGGGGTCGTCCACGACGCCGTCGACGCCGTCGTCGATCTCGACGAACCCCACGAGATGAACTACGTGAAGAAACACGTCGAGGAAGAGCGGGCCGAACTCGAAACGGAGGAGGGACTCGACGAGAAGTCGGCCCGAAAAGCCGCGAAGCACCGCGTCTTCACGACCCGACCCGGCGGCTACGGTGCCGGGACGAACAAGGCCGTCGACGAGGGCAACTGGGACGATCGCTCGGACCTCGCCGAGGTGTACGTCCAATGGGGCGGCTACGCCATGGGTTCGAGAGGGCGCGTCTCGGACGCTCACGAGGCTTTCGAGCGCCATCTCTCGAGCGTCGACGCGACGGTCAAGATCGAGGACACGATGGAGCAAGACGAGTTCGACTCGTCGGACTGGTATGCGTTCCACGGTGGCTTCATTTCGGCCGTCTCGGAAATCTCGGGCGAGGAGCCAGCCTCCTACGTCGGCGACTCCTCGGACCCGGACAACGTCTCGGTCTACACGAACGAAGAGAAGGTCCGGAAGGCCATGCGTTCGCGGGTCCTCAACCCCGACTGGCTCGAGTCCATGGAGGAACACGGCTACAAAGGCGCCGGTGATCTCTCGACGACCGTGGACGTCACGCTCGGGTGGGACGCGACCGCCGGCGTCGTTAGTGACGCCCTCTGGGAGGAGGTGGCCGAAAAGTACGCACTCGACGACGATCGCCAGGAGTGGATGCGCGAGGTGAACCCGTGGGCGCTCGAGTCGATCACGGACACCTTGCTCGAGGCGATCGAGCGGGGCCTCTGGAACGCCGACGACGGGATGGGCGATCGCCTCCGAGATCTCAATCTTGAGATCGACGGCGACCTCGAGGCACGGACGACTACTGACGCAGTTGAGGTGACGAACGATGACTGACGTCGGTGAATCGACGACCGACCGTGGTGGGACGATAGCCGACGGCCGAACGGAGAGTGAGTCACGATGAGCGATAGTCAGGACTTCGAAGCCGAGTACGCCGATCTGGGCGCGACGACGCGCAACGCAATGGACATCGCCGAAACGAGCATGGACATCGTCCGGCAGTTCGTGCCGGACGAGACGCTGGCTGACCGAATCCGGCAGAAGTCGGTCCACTCGATGGGCGACATCGAGTTCCAGCACCTGATCGAGTTCACCGGCAGCGACGCGCTCGGCGACGACGAGGACGCACCGGTCCGTGCCGGCGCCCGAGCCGTCCTCGACGAGACGACCATCGTGACCGACATCACGATGTCCAGGGCCGGGATCACCGGCCGCGGCCACAACTGCGAGAAGCGAAAGGCGATCGGCAACGGTGCCAAGCTGGCAAACGAGACCGGGATGACCCGGACCGCGGCATCGGTGCTCGAACTCGACAAGCGAGACGTTTACGACGGCGCCATCGCCACGATCGGGAACGCGCCGACGGCCGCGTTCGCGCTAGCGGACTGCATCGAGGACGGGACCCGGCCGGCCGCTATCGTCGCGACCCCGGTCGGCTTCGTCAAAGCCGAAGAGAGCCGCAAGCGCATCCGCGAGGTCAGCAAGGCGTACGATATCCCGGCGATCACGAACGTCGGCCGACGCGGCGGGAGCGGCCTCGCCGCCGCCCTGACGAACGAATTGATCCACGTCGCGACGGACGTCCGAACGGACGACCTCGAATTGGATCTCACGGCCGTCGAACGGGCATCGTCGGAGGACGAATGACCGACGAGTACGACCTCGAGAGCGGGCCGGACCCGGCGACGTTTGCCGCGGCAGCGGCGGAGCCGGACAGCGACGAGGAGGCGGTTAGATCCGTCTACGCCGTCGGCGTCGGCCCGGGAAATCCGGAGTATCTCACCCCGCGGGGCGAGCGAGCGATCCGCGAAGCAGATGTCGTCGTCGGCTTTACGACCGTCATGGAGTTCATCGAGGGCCAGACTGATGCGGATCTGCTGACCTGCGGCTACAGCGACGAGGCCGAGGCGCTCGAGGAGTTCGCGGAGCGCGTAGCCGCTGGCGAATCCGGGACCGCCGTCGCAATGGGCGATCCGAACCACTCGGGGTACCAGTTCGTCGGCAAGGTACAGAAAGCCCTCGAGCGCGAGGCTCCCGAAATCTCGGTTCGTATCGTCCCCGGCATCTCGTCGCTGCAGGTGGCCGCGAGCCGCGCCCGAACGCCGATGGAAGACACCGAGTTCGTCACGCTGCACAAGAGCGGCGACCTCGGGGCCGATCTGGATCGGCTCGCAGCCGCGGCGGACGACCGCCACCTGCTCGTGCTCCCGCGGCCCTACGACCGAATGCCCGGCGACATCGCCGCCTTCCTGCTCGAGCAGGGCACAGAACCGACGCTGGAGACGCTCGTGCTCGAGAAGCTGACACACGAGGACGAAGCGGTCCATCGATTTACGCTCGCGGGACTGTCGGAGCACGCAGGCGGGAACGGCAGAGACGACACACCGTTTTCCGACCTGGTCGTGCTCGTGATTCGACAGCCGGTATAGCCGGTCCTCGAACGAGAGAGGCCACCATCAACTCGAGGCCGCGGGTCGAACCGGCGCACAACGAGATAATTTCGAACTCCTCTTCATGTGCAAACCCGAGAACGAACGCGAACCACGAGATACCCAGTAATCCCCGGTCGGCCGTTTCATCGCGATCGGCGGTCGGTGGTATATGCGTGCCACCAACGAAGGGAACGAACGCTGGCCGTCGAGCGCGAAGTCCGGTATCCGAGTGGTCTCCGTGATCGTGGTCTCCGCGATCGCTGTGATCGTGATTGTACTCGCGATCGCTGTGATCGTGATTGTACTCGCGATCGCTGTGATCGTGATTGTACTCGCGATCGCTGTGATCATGGCCTCTGTAATCACTGTGATCGTGAAGATGGGCAGATGCTGCTGGTCGAAATCGTGGTCGTGATCGCGGCTGTGGTCGTGAGCGTGTCCGCCGTGAGAGTGCTCGTGAAAATACTCCCGAGCGCCGAGGCCTATGAGGAGCACGCCGGCGATGAGGCGTACGGGGCCGCCGAACTGGATGCTTCCCAGGGTGCAAGACGTGATCCGGAACACGAGCCACATCCACGACGGTGAGTGATGCCTGGAGTCGCTACTTTGTCGCGGACCGACCGAAACGGTCCGCGTTTTCGGCCGCGGCCCTCCCGTTTTCGTCCGAACGACCGGCTGCTATTCGTCGCCTTCGTATTCCCGAAGCACCGACGATACCGTGTTCGATACTTCCTCGAGCGCGACGTCGTTAGTTTTTCTGAGATCGCCGCTTTCTCGGGCTGCGCTCAGATGTCGAAGCGCCTTCCGGAGATGACGTTCGGTCTCGGTTTTGTGTTCCCCACTCATAGTTCGAGGGAACGGTCGTAACCGATTCAATCGGTTAAGTTCGTCGGTGAGGCCCCCGCTCCGATCGACGGCTGCGTCCCATCGCTTCGGGTGAGGTGATTTCGACTCTAGATGCTCGTCCCCGACCGGCACCCGTACCGCACTCCGCTGGACTAAAGTACAGTTGCACTAAGTAAAATCCAGCAATGGTGCAGAACGCGCAAGGCAACGAACGTGACCGAATCCCCGTACCTTCGAGCCGCCTTCCGGGGCGGGACCGATGAAGGGGTTCGTCGTCGGCGGTGTCAGTTCCGGCGTCGGAAAAACGATCGCAACGCTGTCGATTCTTCGGGCGCTGGAAGCGGCCGGGTATGCGGTTCAACCCGCGAAGGCGGGCCCCGACTTCATCGATCCGAGCCATCACGAAGCGATCGCTGGCCGCCCGTCCCGCACGCTCGATTGCTGGCTCGAGGGTGAAAGCGGTCTCCGGCGGAACTATCGCCGCGGGGAGGGCGATATCTGCGTCGTCGAGGGCGTCATGGGCCTGTACGACGGCGACGGTTCGAGCACCGCGATGGTCGCGGAAGCCCTCGAGTTGCCCGTCGTCCTCGTGGTCGACGCCAGCGCGGGTATGGAGAGCGTCGCGGCAACTGCGCTGGGATTCCGCGAATACGCCGATTCGATCGGTCGCGACGTCGACGTCGCCGGCATCGTCGCCCAGCGCGCCCATGGCGGCCGCCACGAGCAGGGGGTCTGCGACGCCCTGCCCGACGACCTCGAGTACTTCGGCCGGATACCGCCTTCGAGCGACCTCGAAATCCCGGACCGCCACCTCGGTCTCGAGATGGGCACGGAAGCGACGCTGCCGACGGATGCGCTGCAGACGGCTGCGGAATCGCTGCGAACCGAGCGTCTGGCTGCCGTCGCGAGCGAACCGCCCGCTCCCGATACGCCGGTTAAAGCCGCGGATTCAGTCGACGCGACGATCGCTGTCGCGAGCGATGCGGCGTTCTGTTTCCGGTATCCGGCGAGTCTGGAACGGATCGACGAGCGTGCCGAGCTGGTGACGTTCTCGCCGACTGCAGGTGATTCCGTCCCGGACTGTGAGGGGATCTACTTGCCTGGTGGCTACCCCGAACTCCACGCCGCCGAACTCGAGTCGGCCGGCACCCTCGCGGAGATCGGCGATCTGGCCGCCGACGGGATGCCCATCCTCGGCGAGTGCGGCGGATTGATGGCCATGAGCCGATCGCTAACCACCGCCGAGGGCGAGCGCAGCGAGATGGCTGGCATCTTCCCGGCGGACGTGACCATGCACGACCGGTATCAGGCGCTGGATCACGTCGAACTCGAGGCGCTCGAGGGGACTCTGACCGCGAGCGCCGGCGAGACGATTCGGGGCCACGAGTTCCACTACTCGAGCGCCGACGCCGACGCCGACGCTCGCTTCGCCTTCGAGACGCTGCGCGGCGACGGTATCGACGGCGCTCACGACGGGCTAGTCGAGCACGAGTCGCTTGGCACCTATGCCCACGTCCACCCCGAAAGCGGGGCGTTCGATCAGTTCCTCGAGCGACTGGAGCGATAACAGCCCGTTTTCGCGACCGTCGACGGACACTCAC
This window harbors:
- a CDS encoding VWA domain-containing protein, with protein sequence MVANAGGKKLSSLPFPAIVGQEELKRVLLATASNDELDGALVVGEKGTAKSTAVRALVDLLPEQRVVADCPYGCSPNDVDLQCEECRRRDPDELPVETRSVPLVTLPLGATRDRIVGTLSIEDALAGDADFDPGLLARANRGILYVDEVNLLDDHLVDVLLDAAASGINTVERDGISVSHPADVTLIGTMNPEEGDLRPQLRDRFALQATVEGCREIDDRVEIIDRALEGEGSNDPASKTEYADDVEALRRDLIAARDRLPSVDLPAEFKAEIASICLEAGVDGHRGDVATARTALSLAALDGRETVIESDVREAVTYALPHRLRSTPFEDEPDLDDVLEDRFDESLADEGEGDGGSNGDDETSGDEDGQTKSDSGAGECDYEKHRDDGTDGDSDDSIDGSGSDSDGFGSDSSSGDDGNGSGSKRQSEDGGRPTSASQSSASVGDGGGDDSSRRESDESHDDTEDETARPVVPGQQRAGIGEARPPNLEPPAADRSERTISGSRANVEPSVDNRGARVRTEPASEDGPIDAAASVRSAAARGESRVRTDDLRQSVRTGKTSVTIVFTVDASASMRPAMRTAKGVVLELLRDSYERRDQVAFVTFAGEEAEVLLPPTDSVSLAARHLKELPSGDRTPLPAGLETSRRVLERADTDTAVVVLVTDGRANVADGSPTADTRAAARALAKRGARVIVVDAGGDSRAGLSELVARETEGELVDLSALSAETIRDAADRATTDANR
- the cobN gene encoding cobaltochelatase subunit CobN; protein product: MTRIGIYTATENELGSIGRAAERLEDVELVVRSESDLEDEADVEEFVDALTDATAAIFWLHGAEDSMPGYEYATAALEEAGVPLIVKATGDAFAIEDTTVSTAHRDEVYDYLDRGGTINTANLCRFLASEYEGRDLEYDGPTELPTEGVYHPDHPGIEYEDLLATHDPERPTVAIWFYESHWTHENTRYVDAQVRALEEHGANALPIFCNPATDTEEQEDAEWVTDNWLLDDADRPIVDAVLSSFMFSLSMDERGRSADDEGSGAEDVFLDRLGVPVLQTITTMRSRSRYESSHTGVMGFELALSVALPEFDGNVITHPISGKERTNDEAGIGSAPKHHFPIEDRIDHATRLAVNWAELRHTPNEDKRVTVVLHNYPPSDDGIGTAFGLDSPESTVNLLEELDERGYDVGEDMPDSGQSLVEKLTAQLTLDDRWVAPEDVRELSVDVVSPDTYADWFSEADERFQENIVEEWGDVPDRPFAIPGVEFGNVLVTVQPPRGFGMDPSKVYHDSDLQPPHDYDAFYGWLRNTFETDAVVHLGTHGSLEWLPGKTVGLNGESAPDQLLDDIPNVYPYIVNNPGEGTQAKRRSYAAIVDYLTPVMRNAGTYDALSELEELANQYREAGMEDARADDGEHLETLIREKIDELDLAVELGITGTIDEKADVRGPEDAGSTLADGHVDGDDLAIDELVDRVHEYLTDVKTTQIRLGLHTMSEPPVGDRLVEYLVALTRLENPGAPSLRESVAGALGVDYETMLESPGEYDEALGMTYAEAADEVYETSVDLIETLAEHGFDVPASERGAGPDDDVNMNLLVVGLETIGDGRAKPGAHDDLRDVLAFICEEAQPRVQGSEAEIPRTADALSGEYVPPGGSGAPTRGGVDLLPTGRNFYTLDPRKVPAKAAWQVGSDVAEGVLERHHDENGEYPEEIGVVVWGTPTVRTRGETIAQVLAMMGVEPQWTDAGRIDDVEPIPLEELDRPRVDVTTRVSGLFRDAFPAAAGVVHDAVDAVVDLDEPHEMNYVKKHVEEERAELETEEGLDEKSARKAAKHRVFTTRPGGYGAGTNKAVDEGNWDDRSDLAEVYVQWGGYAMGSRGRVSDAHEAFERHLSSVDATVKIEDTMEQDEFDSSDWYAFHGGFISAVSEISGEEPASYVGDSSDPDNVSVYTNEEKVRKAMRSRVLNPDWLESMEEHGYKGAGDLSTTVDVTLGWDATAGVVSDALWEEVAEKYALDDDRQEWMREVNPWALESITDTLLEAIERGLWNADDGMGDRLRDLNLEIDGDLEARTTTDAVEVTNDD
- a CDS encoding precorrin-8X methylmutase; translated protein: MSDSQDFEAEYADLGATTRNAMDIAETSMDIVRQFVPDETLADRIRQKSVHSMGDIEFQHLIEFTGSDALGDDEDAPVRAGARAVLDETTIVTDITMSRAGITGRGHNCEKRKAIGNGAKLANETGMTRTAASVLELDKRDVYDGAIATIGNAPTAAFALADCIEDGTRPAAIVATPVGFVKAEESRKRIREVSKAYDIPAITNVGRRGGSGLAAALTNELIHVATDVRTDDLELDLTAVERASSEDE
- a CDS encoding cobalt-precorrin-7 (C(5))-methyltransferase; the encoded protein is MTDEYDLESGPDPATFAAAAAEPDSDEEAVRSVYAVGVGPGNPEYLTPRGERAIREADVVVGFTTVMEFIEGQTDADLLTCGYSDEAEALEEFAERVAAGESGTAVAMGDPNHSGYQFVGKVQKALEREAPEISVRIVPGISSLQVAASRARTPMEDTEFVTLHKSGDLGADLDRLAAAADDRHLLVLPRPYDRMPGDIAAFLLEQGTEPTLETLVLEKLTHEDEAVHRFTLAGLSEHAGGNGRDDTPFSDLVVLVIRQPV
- a CDS encoding cobyrinic acid a,c-diamide synthase — its product is MKGFVVGGVSSGVGKTIATLSILRALEAAGYAVQPAKAGPDFIDPSHHEAIAGRPSRTLDCWLEGESGLRRNYRRGEGDICVVEGVMGLYDGDGSSTAMVAEALELPVVLVVDASAGMESVAATALGFREYADSIGRDVDVAGIVAQRAHGGRHEQGVCDALPDDLEYFGRIPPSSDLEIPDRHLGLEMGTEATLPTDALQTAAESLRTERLAAVASEPPAPDTPVKAADSVDATIAVASDAAFCFRYPASLERIDERAELVTFSPTAGDSVPDCEGIYLPGGYPELHAAELESAGTLAEIGDLAADGMPILGECGGLMAMSRSLTTAEGERSEMAGIFPADVTMHDRYQALDHVELEALEGTLTASAGETIRGHEFHYSSADADADARFAFETLRGDGIDGAHDGLVEHESLGTYAHVHPESGAFDQFLERLER